Part of the Anaerohalosphaeraceae bacterium genome is shown below.
CAATATTTCGTATGCCTACTGCACGGCAGGCGCTCGCGGCGGACGCACAACCGGTGTTCTGAAGGTCGCCGATGTGGCCAAAGCGATGAAAGTCCTCGAAGGGCATGTTGAGCCGAAAAAGAAGAAAACCGAACAGTCTGTCCGGCGCAGCCCGACGGTCCGGCGGTAATCGGTCTGCTCATCTTTTTTGGAACAGGAATGGTCGCGAAAGGATGGGTCTTATGAAAAAGGGTATCTTGTCTCTGTTCTTTTTTACCGGATTGGCATCTGTGTTGGTATCGGGGGTTTTTGCTGCCGACTGGCCTCAATGGCGCGGTCCGGGGCGTGACGGAAGAGTACAGGATTTTTCCGCTCCTTCCCAGTGGCCGGCGGAACTCAAACAGCAGTGGTCTGTGCCCGTCGGACAGGGGGTAGCCACTCCCGCCCTTGTGGGACAGCGGCTGTATCTGTTCACCCGGCAGGGCAATGAAGAAGTGATTTTGTGCCTTGATGCTCAAACCGGAAAAGAAATTTGGTCCAACCGCTATGAAGCCGCCGCAGTCACCGGGGCTCCGGGACGATTTCCGGGTCCCCGCAGTTCCCCGGCCGTCGGGGAAGGCAAGGTGGTCACCCTCGGCGTCGGCGGCGTGGTCTCCTGTCTGAATGCGGAGGACGGGAAACTCCTGTGGCGGACCGACCCCTATTCCGGGGCTGTTGTACGGTTTTACACGGCTGTTTCGCCTTTGATAGCCGAAGGAATGGCGATTGTTCAGCTGGGCAAGGAAGAGAACGGCGGCGTCATCGCCTATGATTTGAATTCCGGTCAGCCCCGCTGGCAGTGGACGCAGGAAGGGCCCGCTTATGCTTCACCGGTTCTTCTGACTGTCGAGGGGAGCCGGCAGGTGGTCGCATTTACCGACAAGAAACTGGTCGGACTGGCCCTGGGCGACGGTGAGCTTCTCTGGGAGCTGCCGTTTCTGCCGCTGGAGCGCTCCTATAATTCCGTCTCACCGATTGTTGATGGACAGACTGTTATCTATTCCGGCGCTCAGCGGGGCACGTTTGCCGTTCGAGTGGAAAAGCAGGGAGAGGGGTTTTCAGCCCGCTCGCTCTGGGAAAACAAGGAAGTGTCCGCCAAATACAATACCCCCGTTCTTCATCAGGGCTTTCTCTATGGTCTTACGGACAATGGGTATCTGTTCTGCCTGAATGCCTCCGACGGCACGCTCGGCTGGCGCGGCCAGACCCAGTATGACCGCGGCGGTTTCGGAGCCATTGTCGATGCCGGTTCGGTTCTGATGTTTTTGTCGCCGACCGGCGATTTGGTTGTGTTTGAGCCCAATCCGAAGGAGTTTAAGCAAACCGCCTCCTATAAGGTTTCCCAGACGCAGACCTATGCGCATCCGGTCCTTGCGGGCGGCCGCATCTACATCAAAGACCAGGAAAACCTGATTCTCTGGACACTGGAATAAGAGAAGGAGTTTATCGTACGCCGGTGTAAAACGCCGGAGGTTTTTCGCCCATTCGGTTGGTCAGCGTGCCGATGCCTTCGATGGTGCATTCCATCACATCGCCGGGCTGCAGATAGCGTCCGGTTGCGGCGCCGACCCCGTGCGGCGTGCCGGTGGCAATCACATCCCCCGGCTCCAGCGTCATCAGGTAGCTCAGGAAGGAAACGATTTCGTAAACCGTATAAATCATTTCGGCGGTGGAGGCGCTTTGCCGCACTTCCCCGTTGACTTTCAGGGTCATCGGAAGATTCTGCGGGTCGGCGATTTCATCCGCCGTAACCATCCACGGCCCCAGCGGCAGAAAATCGTCCGACCATTTGCCCATCAGCCATTCATAAAAATCCTTTTCGCCGCCCGCTTCTTTTTTCCGTCCGAAAGTGACCGACCGCGCCGAAATATCATTGGCAATCGTATAGCCGGCAATCACATTTTTGGCTCGTTCCGGTGAGAGAGCACGAGCCGTTTTTCCGATAATGACCGCCAGTTCAATTTCGTAATCCACTTCCTCGCTGTACAGAGGCCACAGAATCGTTTTCTGATGGCCGCAGGCCGCTGTCGGAGGCATCATAAACGGTCGAATGGGACTTTTTTTGCCCGTCAGATTCGGCAAATCCTTATACCGGCCCGTTTCCTGAATGTGCTGCGGATAGTTTCCCGCCAATGCCAGAATCTTGTTGGGCTTGGGGATCGGAGCCAGCCACATCAGGTTGTCATAAGGGATTTTTTCTGTCGGCCGCTCCAAAATCTTCTGGAGCGTTTCCATTGCACCGGCCCCTTTAATCAGGATTTCCTTGACGCTGTGAAGGCGGTTTTTCGGGTTGTCCTGAGTGGCGGTTGGAATGTCAATAAACCCTTCCGGCGTTACAATTCCGCATGTAACGCGGTTGTTGTAAAAACAGGAGGCAAGCTTCATTCCCGACCCTTTCGAATAAAGCCGGACCCTCCGCGAGCCGCAGGAGGTCCCTACAGGTTTTTATTTTGGCGTTTTTTTAGCAGCGTTCGGATTCCTCCGAAAAAACTTTGTTTTCTCCGTATCTACCCTATAATCTATCGGATAGCATTTCAAGCAACTTTTGGGAGAATCTTCATGAATTGTTTAAAATCAGCTGCAGGGGGGCGGAACCGTTGTGAGAAAAAGAGGAGGAACTATGGACAAATGCAGTCTTTTATCGATTCCTTCTTTTTAGGGGCTCTCGGAATAGTTCTCGCATCTTTTGGCACAGCTTTGTCTCAGGGCCGGGAAGTGCCGGCTCAGGAGACGCTTCAAGAACCTTCATTGCCGCAATGGCTAAAGGATGCTAAATTCGGCATTCTTGTCTGCTGGGGGCCTTACAGTGTACCTGCCTTTGATAACGAATGGTATTTTCGGAATATGTATCTCGAAGGCCATCCGGTTTATCGGCATCATCGGGAAAAATACGGAGACCCATCCGTATTCGGATATAAGGATTTTTTCCCGCTTTTTAATGCGGAGTACTTTAACGCCGAAGAATGGGCGGCCCTGATGTCGGAGGCGGGGGCCCGCTTCGGCGGTCTGGTGGCCGAACATGCCGACGGGTTTTCGATGTGGGCCAGCCGAATCAACCGCTGGAATGCAATGGATTTAGGGCCTCGGCGAAATATTGCCGCCGAATTATCCGCTGCGATGCAAAAACGCGGACTGAAGGCAGTGCTGAGCTTTCATCATTCGTCCAATCTTCTTCAGAACACGTTTCTCACCAAAGAAGGATGGGATACGGCAGACCCTCAATATGCGGACCTTTACGGAAAGTTTCTTGACCCGGTGGTCGGTTTTGAGCGATGGCTGGTCAAAATCCAGGAGGCCGTCCAGACCTGCCGGCCGGACCAGATTGTCTTTGAATCCGGTCTTGACGGCATCCCGGATGCTTACAAACGCCGCATGGCCGCCTTCGTTTCCAGTCAGCAGGGACAATTCGGCCAATCCATTATTGTAGCCGGACTGCCTCAGGATTTTCCCGCAGGCGCAGGGATTCCGATTCTGGAACCGGCACGCGTTCAGGCAATCCAAACCTCCCTGTGGCTCGCCCTCGACTCTATCGGAGCAAACAGCCGCTGTTTCACCGAGTCGCTGCAGTTGAAATCCGCCCAGGAGCTGATTTATGAATTGATTGATATCGTCAGCAAAAACGGGGTTCTGCTTTTGACCATCAGTCCCCGTGCCGATGGAACAATCCCCTCCGACCAGCAGCAGATTCTTTCCGAAATCGGGCGGTGGCTTCGGGTCAGCGGTGCGGCTGTTTATTCGACCCGTCCCTGGGACTTGTACGGAGAGGGCGGCTTTTCATCCTCTTTGAATGAGATGCCGGTTCGTTTTACATCTCAGGCGGGGACCCTTTATGTCATCACATTCGGCTGGCCGAAAAGCCCTTTGCGGCCCCAATCCCTGCAGGTGCGTGCCTCCGATTTACGCTCCAAAGTTACTCTTTTGGGCTTGTCTGATGCCTTGCCGTTTCGAGTGGACCGCAACCATCGGCTGGCAATTGATGTGCCTGACCTTGCCCCCTCGCAGCGTCCCTGTTCCTATGCCTGTGTTTTCAAATTGGAGGGGTTCGACATTCAGGCCGACCCCTTTTACGGCCCCGATGCCCTGGTGCTCGAAGCGGCCGCCGCACTGCTCGAAGGAGAGCGTCTTCACCGCCGAGAACACGGCGGTTTGAACTGGATTATCTGGGAAGACCCGCAGGAGAAAATCCACTGGCTTGTTCACGTTCGAAAGCCCGGGCGCTATGCCGTCCGACTGGAGGGCTCGGCCGCTATCGGTCCGGTTTCCCTGATGGTCTCCTGCGGCTCGGAAAAACTCCGTTTCGGATTTCCCCGAACGGACGACTGGGAGGACCTGCGGTTTGTGGAAGCGGGGACAATCCGTTTTCAGAGGTCCGGCGTCTATCATCTGACGCTTCAGACGCAAGACCTGAAAAACTGGCGTCCGGTGAATCTGTGCCGGATTCGTTTGACACCTCAATAGGAGCAGTGTATGAGAATCGCAAGACGTACATTCCTGAAACAGACTTTATGGGGATTGGGCGCTATTCTGCTCGGCTGCCGCCGAGGCGAGAAACATTCCCCTGCGGCATTCTGGAATCCGTATGAAAAGGTGCGGCTGGGCCGCACGCCTATCCGGCTGTCCCGCGTCGGTCTGGGAACGGGAATGCGGGCTTCCGGCCGGATGTCCAACCAAACCCGGCTTGGACAGGAGAAATTTACCGAACTGGTCCGCACCTGTCTGGACCGGGGGATTTCGTGGTTCGATGCGGCAGACCTGTACGGCAGCCATTCCTATCTGGCCGAGGCCCTCCGGGGGGTTCCGCGGGACCGGTATGTTCTGGTTTCCAAGATCTGGCTTCGGCCCAGAGGACTTCCGGAAGGACGGCCGACGGATACGGAGCAGGTCGTGCATCGATTTTTGCAGGAGCTTCGAACGGATTATATTGATTTGCTTCTGCTTCATTGCCTGGTTGAGCCGGACTGGCTGTCGCGGTATGAAAAGCAAATGGAGGTGCTGGTGCGTCTGAAGGAGAAAGGTCTCCTGCGGGCGCACGGTGTTTCCTGTCATTCGCTGCCGGCTTTGTCCGCCGCCGCTTCGCATCCGTGGGTTGAATCGATTCACGCCCGCATCAATCCGTTTGGTGTCCAGATGGACGGCTCGCCGGATGCTGTGGTTCCGGTTCTTCGGCAGGCGCATGAAAACGGCAAAGGCGTCATCG
Proteins encoded:
- a CDS encoding alpha-L-fucosidase, whose product is MQSFIDSFFLGALGIVLASFGTALSQGREVPAQETLQEPSLPQWLKDAKFGILVCWGPYSVPAFDNEWYFRNMYLEGHPVYRHHREKYGDPSVFGYKDFFPLFNAEYFNAEEWAALMSEAGARFGGLVAEHADGFSMWASRINRWNAMDLGPRRNIAAELSAAMQKRGLKAVLSFHHSSNLLQNTFLTKEGWDTADPQYADLYGKFLDPVVGFERWLVKIQEAVQTCRPDQIVFESGLDGIPDAYKRRMAAFVSSQQGQFGQSIIVAGLPQDFPAGAGIPILEPARVQAIQTSLWLALDSIGANSRCFTESLQLKSAQELIYELIDIVSKNGVLLLTISPRADGTIPSDQQQILSEIGRWLRVSGAAVYSTRPWDLYGEGGFSSSLNEMPVRFTSQAGTLYVITFGWPKSPLRPQSLQVRASDLRSKVTLLGLSDALPFRVDRNHRLAIDVPDLAPSQRPCSYACVFKLEGFDIQADPFYGPDALVLEAAAALLEGERLHRREHGGLNWIIWEDPQEKIHWLVHVRKPGRYAVRLEGSAAIGPVSLMVSCGSEKLRFGFPRTDDWEDLRFVEAGTIRFQRSGVYHLTLQTQDLKNWRPVNLCRIRLTPQ
- a CDS encoding fumarylacetoacetate hydrolase family protein; this encodes MKLASCFYNNRVTCGIVTPEGFIDIPTATQDNPKNRLHSVKEILIKGAGAMETLQKILERPTEKIPYDNLMWLAPIPKPNKILALAGNYPQHIQETGRYKDLPNLTGKKSPIRPFMMPPTAACGHQKTILWPLYSEEVDYEIELAVIIGKTARALSPERAKNVIAGYTIANDISARSVTFGRKKEAGGEKDFYEWLMGKWSDDFLPLGPWMVTADEIADPQNLPMTLKVNGEVRQSASTAEMIYTVYEIVSFLSYLMTLEPGDVIATGTPHGVGAATGRYLQPGDVMECTIEGIGTLTNRMGEKPPAFYTGVR
- a CDS encoding PQQ-binding-like beta-propeller repeat protein, with the protein product MKKGILSLFFFTGLASVLVSGVFAADWPQWRGPGRDGRVQDFSAPSQWPAELKQQWSVPVGQGVATPALVGQRLYLFTRQGNEEVILCLDAQTGKEIWSNRYEAAAVTGAPGRFPGPRSSPAVGEGKVVTLGVGGVVSCLNAEDGKLLWRTDPYSGAVVRFYTAVSPLIAEGMAIVQLGKEENGGVIAYDLNSGQPRWQWTQEGPAYASPVLLTVEGSRQVVAFTDKKLVGLALGDGELLWELPFLPLERSYNSVSPIVDGQTVIYSGAQRGTFAVRVEKQGEGFSARSLWENKEVSAKYNTPVLHQGFLYGLTDNGYLFCLNASDGTLGWRGQTQYDRGGFGAIVDAGSVLMFLSPTGDLVVFEPNPKEFKQTASYKVSQTQTYAHPVLAGGRIYIKDQENLILWTLE
- a CDS encoding aldo/keto reductase, which gives rise to MRIARRTFLKQTLWGLGAILLGCRRGEKHSPAAFWNPYEKVRLGRTPIRLSRVGLGTGMRASGRMSNQTRLGQEKFTELVRTCLDRGISWFDAADLYGSHSYLAEALRGVPRDRYVLVSKIWLRPRGLPEGRPTDTEQVVHRFLQELRTDYIDLLLLHCLVEPDWLSRYEKQMEVLVRLKEKGLLRAHGVSCHSLPALSAAASHPWVESIHARINPFGVQMDGSPDAVVPVLRQAHENGKGVIGMKLIGEGAFRNSPEKRAETIDFVFNLDCVDAVTIGFESLEEEADFARAVRQTPVRTLPAVVSV